In the genome of Zootoca vivipara chromosome 6, rZooViv1.1, whole genome shotgun sequence, the window CGTTTCTCCATTGCTTGACTCTTGCCTTTCTTTCAGCACTGGTACCAGTGATGCCCGTGGAAACTGGGGATTACTGGATCAAGTAGCCTCTCTCCAGTGGGTTCAGGAGAACATTGCACATTTTGGAGGAGATCCCAATTCTGTGACCATATTTGGAGAGTCTGCAGGAGCATTTAGTGTTGGTATTCAGGTAGGGATCCACTAAATCCCACTCTGAGAACTCTGCCAGAGATCTCTAAACTGGGGCTGGGAGGTGGGCAGAAGAAAGATCTGGATCTAGCTGTAAATCACTTTTAGGCTGGATCTACAAGACCAACACTACTGGCAAAATTAAGATGGTTTGTGGGAGATGAGAGTTTTTGTGTGGAAGGACTCTAGTACTTAGACACAACAGCTGCCTTTGCAAGAAATGTCACGTCTCCCACAAAATAGTCTGAAGCAAAGCAGGTTGGCTCCAAAACTCTGGACCTGCTCAGCTCAGGAGCTTCACTGGGCATTTCAGATCTGCCAAAGCTGCCTTCAGAGTCACCTGTCCCATGGAGACAGTGCTGGTGTGGGGAGCCCACATCCACCCTCGGGACAACAGACTCTATTTAGGGCTTGCAAGATTTTATTTTCCTCATTGTCAGCCAATGGAGACAGTACAGCCAGTTTTCCATTGAGTTATAATGCAAGGATTGTTCACACCTGAGCTTAATGTGCATTTGAAGCTGTTTGCATTCCCatttaagtacagtcgtaccttggttttcgagcagcttagttctcgaacattttgggtcctgaacactgcaaacccagaagtgactgttccggtttgcgagctatttttgaaagttgaacgtctgacgcggcttccgattggcagcAGGAGTTtccgcactttggttttcgaacgttttggaagttgaacagacttctggaacgtattccgtttgacttccaaagtacgactgtaatGCCCTACACAAGACACCCCCCTCAGGCAGCTGCAATCCTGCTGATAACCTGTGAATTTAGATAAGTTTTGAAAAATGTGACTCCAAACCACTCTACTTGAGGTGGTGAATGCATTGCCTTGGATTCTGCTcccgatttttaaaaaaatgtattaatgtATTTAATTGTTACTTTTGAACAGCACAGAAAACTTTAGTTTGGGGACAGTATGTAAATATTgaaaataaacacagtaaatgCCATATTAAAAGACACCTTTGATCTTGAATGCCTTGTTTTGTGTCTCTCACCTCCTTCCTCTGCTGCAGCTCCTGTCCCCCTTGTCCAAAGGCTTGTTCCACAGGGCCATCTCTGAGAGCGGAGTCACTCAGCTTCCAGACCTTGTCATTACCCACCCAGATGTCCTTGCTCAAGTGAGTCAGTTGTTGTTGTGCAGGGAGACAATAGCCttaaaataaggttaccagattttttttcaaagaatccagggacacttttgggggggggagagagggaaaaagttattttaaaaagttatttttttaaaaaaaaataagaagtgatatcttctcttctgtggtctcctctgtcgcatggccttcctctgggccctggcctgctctcttggagcactAGCCGCAGTGGAGTAGGCTTGGGTCAGGCCTGGGCTCAgccacatgtccttgccctcccggtgctctcctacctctcctcccTAGCGGtcgggctcccctcttttttctccttcctctttctctctcttccttctcttcctctcctcctcctctgtgatgGTTTGTGTACGCTCTTCGCAATAAGCACCCTCTGCTCACTCAGAGAGATATTTACAGTTCTTTGTTTTACATATGTACAAGCAGCACAGTACAACTTGTTGCATCTGAATCCTCCAGTTCAGATTCGGGGAGtggcctcctcctgctcctcctccaacataagagacGAGGAAGCCTCATAGGACGTCTCTGAACCATCCTTTTTAACCTTCTCCTTTCCTGGGCGGTTCTGGGTGTCTGATTCAGCATTGGAGAGCCTTGACACCTCCTGGCTcctgctctctccccctctccctcttccatcATTTGCTGACCGTCCCCTTCTGACTGTTCCCTTTCtgactcttctcccccccccgaccCAAAGGCGTCCCTTGGCAGTCCTATGACATCTTCCCTGGGTCAGCTCCggggttttcctggccccagAGCACCGCTGGGCAGTTGGCTGGGTGGCCGGGCACTCTCGCTCTCGGCTTGATTTGGgtcatgggtggggtgggggttagtggttcccccagttgatgcacctcagcagtggtggcagtctcagcagcccggaaccagcctggtagcacagttggcactggctggcttcaggagctgcttgctgccatggcacccgccattttgcctcgcccgaagtccccatatgatgtgtcttgtgcctttgaaccaatcacacaacatCCATTCCCTACCAGTAAATctacagcaataaaaatatacatctgCTATAACGTTAATAATGCAttgttaaaatgtgacaccagagggtgctgcagagcagcAAGCCACTTGCAATAAGCAAACTGCATGTTAAACACTATACTGTAGAATGATATATCTAATACCGTTCTAATAACATTTAaaagatcagtgtagatccagcctgtgtgtatttgtgtgcgcACTTCAGCAGCTTGACTGCCAAGCATGTTTCTTTCTGTGTTTAGAATACTTACATCCTGCTTTAGCCAAGAGGCTCTCAAACTAGCTTGCCAAGGGTTTGGTCAATACAATCACATTCAAAAAGATATGTGCATGTAATTGGAAAGAACCTGATCTCTTCTGCGTCTAGGGAAATGGAGGAGGTTCTCCCCATCACTCAACACAGTATCTAACATTAGGgctaaaattaataaaacaaaaattgcaaTTTTGAGAAACATCCAACTCATGGTGCTATCAGTAAGAACAGAGTTCAGATATGGGGCATTATGAGGACAGCCTTCCCCCAGGTCTGTAACTCCCCCCATGAAATCCGGCAGCCCTTCTCCACACATGCActttacctgctttcagcaaacatgttaacacctttttaaaaaatcatgcaaGCTTTTGTCCAAAAAGATTCACACTGCTGGTTTTAACTGCTGCTTACAGtaagttttattgttgttttgaaTTGGTGGTCTGGGGGCCTCCTTGGGATGAAAGCAggggagaaatttaaaaaaatgctgttagGCAATTTCATTATTGAGCCACCCTGGCCCTTTGGAGAggaagggtgggttataaattgGAAATGATAgacaataaataataagaatactgtaagtgggggtggggatttaaAAGCAAAGATGTCATCATGCCATGCTTTGTTTCAACAGCACATTGcccagttttttgtgtgtgtgtgtgtgtgtgtgtgtgtgtgtgtgtgtgttactggccctgtgtcatggatgcttgaaaGATGTTGAAATTCCTTGTCCATGAAGACAGGGGTCCTTGTTTCAGGATGACAACCACCCTGAGACGAGTGACAGCCTCAAGCTCTGTTTCAAACAAGTCCATGGAAATGTCAGGGTGTTGTGATTGTTCACTGTCAATGCAGTGCCAAttgctgtgtggtgtagtggttaagagtggtggacttgtaacttggtgaaccgggttcgattccctgctcctccatatgcagctgctgggtgaccttgggctagtatcacacttctctgaagtctctcagcctcactcacctcacagagtgtttgttgtgggggaggaagggaaaggagaatgttagccgctttgagactccttagggtaatgataaagcgggatatcaaatctcaactcctcctcctcctcctcctcctcctcctcctcctcctcctcctcctcctcctctaatctgtattattattttattccctcCCCTTCCATCAAAAGCTCTCAAATAAAATTGCAAACACCTTTGGCTGTGAGGCCAGCAGTTCCGCGCTGGTGCATTGCTTGAGGAGCAAAACTGAAGAAGAACTCATCACCCTGACTGCCAAATTGACCCCGGTGAGTCTGAAAACTTCAACGACATCCACATAATGTGATGCTCTTCTGCTCTGTTTTCGCTCTCCAGTGTTTATTTCGGTCAGAGGTATGTGGGCCACAAACTGTTGGAATCTTCCTAGATGAAAAAGATTTGAACATGAGGGAGTTTGCATTGTTATCCTAGGGAGCAACATGCACACATGCCAAAATGTTTGTTTGGACTAAGCCCATGCCTCTCTAGGTTCCAGATTTAATCGCAGGATCTCCAGGTGGGAGCTGGAAAGGCCCATGCCCCAAACCTTGGAGCATGGCTGCCAGGCAGTGGAGATAAAACTGAGCTAGATTTGGTCTGGCTtgtaataaggcagcttcctatgttcctactttTGGAATTGTCCAGTTTTGCTTCATTCTTGTTATACATAAATTTGCAGTTGTTTCTAGGGATCCAACACACATTAAAGagaacttttctttaaaaacaaacagggaTTTGGGATTATCCCCGCAGTAGTTGATGGAGAGTTCATTCGAAAGGCACCTGAGGAACTACTGGCCTCAAAGGAACTCAACACTGTCCCATATCTATTGGGTATGAATAATCACGAATACGGATGGGTTGTCCCTGCAGTAAGTTGCTCACAATTTATTTTTGTACCCTGATGTGTGGCTGAAATAGAGTCTGGTGCTTTTGAATAATATCTTGAAAGCAAAATATGTTTGCTGAAACTCCCTGCCCCTTCATCCCTTCTTCCTCATCCTCTTTTTGGATTAACCATGTCTTCCGTGGCTTTACAACTCAAGTAAAAGGAGTAAAAGGCAGGGTTCCATATTTCTTGGATGATATTGAATGTGAAGTCTCTATTTAATTCCACAGGCACTGAACATCTCCGGCATAGCTGAAGGCATGGATAAGGAGACCATCATTGCTACATTTCAGCAGATAACCACCTCCACAGTAAGAAAGAAGCCAAGGAGCCCTACTTACTGAGCTTTCTACAAGCTCCAGTGCATATGGAAATGGGGAGATAACATAAAGTGGGGCAGGAGAAACACCTTGCAAAACAGGGCCAGCCCCTTCCAAAGGCCTTTCCCTTCCAGCCCTTTGTGGTTTCATTTCTGCAGCCTTTAAAGCAGGGATTAAACATGCATCTAGGATCAAATGATCCACAACATCAGGTGCCAGTTACAGAAGCAAGAACAAAAACTCTGGGTGtggtggcagggtgggggtgggggaaacctcCACGCCTTTGCAGAGTGTGAGACCCACCCACAAGCagctggtggcagtggaagaaaaCCCAGCGGCACCTTTGCTTTCTTTTGCAAACAGGCACCCCTGCTGCTTTGCGTGTCTTAAAGCAGGGAtggtgtccaacaggtcgatcccgatctactggtagatcccctcGAAGTTTTGGTAGAGGTCTTTGGCCCCTCCCCTGCTGCTTTTATGGAAACCAGGGAGGTGGGATTAAGTCTTCATCACtcgttccccaccccttccctcccggTCAGGGATGCATCATCTACACCCCTCCACAAATCCAACCATTCCCACATACGCACACCACTGGCACAGACATTTAAAGCTGCCTTTCTTTTGCCtctccccttttctcctcccacaTCCCTGAAATTGTCCCCATTCACATGAGTGGGATGCTTTCACTAACCCTGTTGTGTAAAGGTGCAATTGAGGAGAGGGTTGCTTTCTTCCCAGCTCCTCCCCAGCCCAATTCCTCTGTCCTTGCATGATAAATTAGccttggggaggggaaaaaaaacctatTTTCCCCTAAGCCTAATTACCATGTTTGGGGGCAGGAAGCAGATGTGTGGGTGCCAGATCCCAAAGCTTTGAGGGCTCTGAGTGGCCCACAAGCCAGAGGTTTCCTCTCCTTGTTGTTTCCTGGAAGAGCCCAGCTGCTGCACCCATTTCCCTGGCAGCATTTGCGGGGCAATGAATGTCGCAAGAGGAGAAGTGGTTCCCATGGCCTTCTCTGATGTGGCTGCTCCCCCCTTTCCTTGCAGAAGTTCTCACCTGAGTCTCTGCAGATAATACTGGATGAATACTTGGGAGACACCAAGGACCGTGCCAAGTTACGAGATCGCTTTCTGGACATGATGGGAGATATGGTCTTTGTTGCTCCTTCTGTTGAGATAGCTAGATATCATAGAGGTGAATTCACTTTTGAAATAACGGAATGGCCACAGCAAAGCGTTATttgtctattttatttattagatttatataccaaccttcatcataagatctcattAGAAGCTCTTGCATTGGGGGAAATTTCTAGAGGCTCCATGATTGTCAAGAGGTGCTGGGTTCtagtccagaatgcggcagctagactggggactgggagcggccgccgagcccatataacaccggtcttgaaagacctacattggctcccagtacgtttccgagcacaattcaaagggttggtgctgtcctttaaaagccccaaacggcctcagcccagtatacctgaaggagcgtctccacccccatcgttctgccctgacactgatgtccagcaccgagggccttctggcggttccctccctgcgagaagccaagttacagggaactaggcagagggccttctcggtggtggcacccgccctgtggaacgccctcccaccagatgtcaaagagaaaaacaactactagacttttagaagacatctgaaggcagccctgtttagggaggcttttaatgtttaatagattattgtattgtatttttctgttggaagccgcccagagtggctggggaaacccagccagatgggcggggtataaataatttattattattattattattattattattattattacccgaATGAGAAAAACTActtggtggggggtggagagaagatgCTGCTGGTCCGGGGTGGGGGGCTTAGTCTGCCTCACCCTTTTGGTCTCCCCACAACCTGTCCTCTGATTGCCAGGTGCAATATGCATTTTATTTAGGATAGATTAATTTCTATCCCCACTTTTCCACCCAGTGGAACCACAGCAAAGTACGAAGTGAAATACAAAATAACATTCAAAACCATTAGACCCACACAGATAAAATGTCTTCCATgaaaccagtgctttcccccctaaaaatatgtttaggggtactctcattttgactcaagaaaatcaccattttatagttcaaatcgggggaaataaatacagtaaatgggctaaagtacaaagattcacaatttttttaggggtatgtgtccccctgtgtccgcccagaaaaaagcacttcaTGAAACTAATGCCACCATATTTACAGTTGTTATTATAAGTTAACTTTGGAGACCCAAACCCGTCtgagtccccctcccccccaaatttatttactgcatttatattctacttttttccccctgcaaggagctcaaggtagcatcctcatttaatccccatacAACAACCCTTTTGctgtagtttaggctgagaggcagtgactagccaaGGTTacgccaagtggggatttgaacccaggtctcacaGGTTCTAGGTCCAACATTCCAACCTCTGTGCCACACTAGCTTTGCTTGCTGATAGAAGGCCATCAGAGAATGGGCTGTGTGGGCTTCCTTTGGCCAAGATATCCAAAGCCCAGGAGTGGTCACTGAAAAGCCCCTTTCTTGAAATTTCTGCCaaatacacttcttcagatatttgtgGCACAGacagaagctctctctctcctcctctgtccCGGATCTCAACACTCAAGCAGACTTGTATGAGAGCAATCTTTCAGATATCCTGGTCCCGACTCCCAAGTCATTTACTGTCATAATGAACATTTTGACTTGTGCTCAGAGACGACTTCTAGACAGTGTGTCTTGCTCTCAATAGCTGGCAGTGACTAGCTGCCCAAGCATTCTGAGCCAGTTGCTATAGGAGTCCAAATTATAGCTGCCACTAAGATATGTGTCCCTGTGATGAGGTATGTGGTGGTGAACACATGATATTAACAAAGGCATTGTGCATGCTAATGACTGTGGTCGTATGTGCTCTGTGGATCACAACCATCGTAATGTATTGTGTCCCAGTAATCTAACCACTGCAAACACTGATCTCGCTCCCCCCGCAACCCGCTTTTTGTTTCAGATTCTGGAGCTCCCGTCTACCTTTATGAATTCCAGTGCCGGCCCAgtgcattaaaacacacaaagcCAGATTTTGTAAAGGCAGATCATGGTGATGAAATTGGCTTTGTATTTGGGGCACCGTTCTTAGGCAGTGAGTTAGCCGCTTTGATGGGTAAGAATCTTATGgatgttttcttttgctttgtttttataagGCAGGGAAGGGTACAGTTGCACAGGAGAAAGTCAATAAGGTCAGAAGGATTTCTTAAGGCTAGGCAAGACTGGCTTCTTTTGGAATGGAGATTATTGCCTCAATAGCTGAATCTTCCTTAAGTCTTCTGAAGGCGTAGGTCAGCGTGGAGGGGGGGCAGCGATCGCCCTGGGTGCATTTTTCGGGGTGGGACGAGCACTGCTCCTGCCGCCCTCCCTGAGCCAGGCTGGCACCGCTTTGTGAGACTGGGATCTGATATATCCTAGCCGTGCAAAGCCGCTTCGGGAGGGCGGCGTGAGAAGGTAGCAACAACCAGGCACCCTTCGTTCCCAGACGCACTTTTGCTGGTGAGGCTGGGATCGAAGGGAACATGGCTGTAGCGTCCTTCTCATGCTGCCCTCTCCAGATTCGAGCCTCGCAAAGCCGTTCAGGGAGTGCGGTGTGAGGACACCACAGGCATGCCACTAGGGACTGGTGTTGCTCCAGCGGTGACGAGGGCTGGGTGAGCAAAGTGGGCTCCATTTGTTCTCTGTGTGAGCGCATGCGAATTGGGCACCATGGAGACACACGGCCTTTCCCACTTCTAGATCAGGATAAGTGAGCAGAAAGGGGCAGAGTGTTGCAGCTCTGGAATGTGCCTTTTGGGAGTTTGCCTCTCTCTGGAAGTCTGATGTGGGTTTTGCTTTCGGGGTGTTTAAACTGCTGCCTCCACCTATGCTTAACCTGTATACATCTATACATCTGTAAAGAAACTCTAATATTTTTGCTCAATTGGCAACAAATTGGGAACAAATAATCAATGCTGGAGATGCCACAAGGAAACTGGCACATGCATTCACATGTGGTGGCATTGTAAAGACATCAAGGTGtttggggaaatgatttatagAGAATTAAAGAAGATGCTGAAATACTTTCACAAAAAAAAAAGGCCGGAAATTTTCCttctaggaatgatgggagatgctATCCAAGCCAAAGACAGGTGCCTAATGAGTTATGCCACAGCAACAGCCAGACTACTCGTTGCAAAAGATTGGAAGTCTCAAAGAATACCaaataaagaagattggcaactcaAATTATTAATGTATCATAATATGGcaacaaaatatgaagaagttaaaggaattaatgaaaataaaaggggggggaattggaaaTTGTTTACAGAGTATATTAAATGCCAGGTAGAGAAAACCGATATCTTTTCAGCCTTTTAAAAGCTCAAACAAATGAGGTACAatagaaagaaaaattaaaaatacggTAGTAATCTGCAGAGAACTGAAAGGAAAAATATAGCGTAGTATAGGGAGGTAAAAGGCATGGACCATAggatttatattttgtttaattatttgtttatatgttattatttgtttttacacTTATATGTTATCATTTCTGTAATTtttctggaaaattaataaagcttgattttaaattaaagaaagaaaaaagaaactctAATATTATGAAATGGCCTCAGTGACTTCCTTCCAAAGGCAACCAAACTTGGGTGAGTGGAGCTCACCTGGAACCTCTCCCCACTTGGAGAAGTGTGCTGAATAACAACATTATCAAGGATTACAGTAATTTAATCATTAACCAGCTTTAGCAGTTCACAGGCTGCTGTTTAAATATGCCCAAGGAATTTGATTTCAATATTAGTCAGACCTCTCATTCCCCCAGACAAAATATAtatgtgggaactgtagtttaagggtgctggaattgcaactctgtggcatgcaaactacagttcccagtgtttgatttttttctaagccactctgggaatttttCTGAAGGGTGTTAGGAGTTTACATCTGATAGGAAACAAAAACCATAAACAGAtgaggaagcaaaacaaattttaaGCAAATGATAACAATGAAATAcctgcgtgctatggtccatggggtcacgaagagtcggacacgactaaatgactaaacaacaacaacctctttaAAGCTCTACTGATAGTCAATTCCATAAATTCTACATGAATTACTACATGCTACATGACTAATACGTTCTTCCCCCCATACTCTTCAGGTAAAGCAACAGAGGCCGAGATAGAGCTCAGcagaaaaataatgaaatactgGAGCAACTTTGCCCGAAATGGGTGAGATTCCTGGCTATTTCAAAACACTGTGCCTTAGTGGATGCAATATTTGCCTAAAGCATCTGTAGGTGTCTTACAAATACAAGGACACCAACAATCAAGTTTAACAATAAACCACAATAACAGCAAAATTGTAATACAGAAGCAGCAATAATCCTGATAATCCTCTCCtctcaaatgcctgggagaagacaTACGTTCTGACCTGATGCTGAAAGGATGTAAATAAATGACAGCACCAGGAAGGCCTCGCTGGGGAGGCTGCAGCCAAAATGACTCTCTCCCTTGTCACCaccttctaaaccaggcatccccaaactgcggccctccagatgttttggcctacaactcccatgatccctagctaacaggaccattggtcagggaagatgggaattctagtccaaaacatctggagggccgaagtttggggacgcctgttcTAAACCTATCTTGGAGGGGAGACCCAGCGAATGGCCTCAAACAATGAGGTCTACCCACCTTTAAGAGGAGAGgctttagggcaggggtcggcaaggcttaccttgcctgggccggttcactgccACGGAGCctcctctgtgggccagatcgcgggcacacgatttccggcgtctgcacatgcacaggcaTGATTTCCAGCGCCACGAAAGCGAGTTCCCGTGCTGGTATAGCGCAGCGCATGGGGGCTCACTgagcaggcggctcagttcaggggcggcttgtggcccatgggccttaggttgctgacccctgctttagggccTTGAGTCACATAAGGCTTTCCAGGTTAAAACCAGGACTTGGAATTGGTCCCGAAAACAGATAGGCAGCTAGTGCGGCTATGCCAGAACCAATGATGGGCTCAGACCACTTAATTTCCCTCATCAGTCCTGCTGCCACATCCTAcaccagcatacctgccaagttccggcctgagaaataagggtctggaccagaagtagtgctgccgccattttggaactgggcggagcatgctcagaagcgactattgatgctgctctgccttgttccaaaatggccgctgtaccagaagtcgcgctgcagccattttggaactgggcaaagcagcatcaaaagtcgcttctgagcatgctccgcccagttccataatggccgccgcgccagaataaaccgggggaaaacaaaaaaatccgttttttcggctgggaacagctggaaaaacgggggtttcctggggaatacgggagacttggcagctatgtacacctGCTGCAGTTTGCGAGCTGTCTTGAAAGGCAGCCTCATGTATGGTGCATTGTTGTAATCTAAAACAGAGGTTGCTAGAGGATAGATTCCTGAGGAACCACCCACTAATAGCGTCTCGTTGTTTTGGATTGGGCCTCATCCAGTCCATCACCATGACCAGGCACCAGTTCAGCACAC includes:
- the LOC118086955 gene encoding fatty acyl-CoA hydrolase precursor, medium chain isoform X3, with protein sequence MCLQDLRWMADFGKMLNVTMPDIAVAEDCLYLNVFTPDTKAKLPVMVWIHGGALVLGGAFLYDGSALAAYEKVVVVAIQYRLGLPGFFSTGTSDARGNWGLLDQVASLQWVQENIAHFGGDPNSVTIFGESAGAFSVGIQLLSPLSKGLFHRAISESGVTQLPDLVITHPDVLAQLSNKIANTFGCEASSSALVHCLRSKTEEELITLTAKLTPGFGIIPAVVDGEFIRKAPEELLASKELNTVPYLLGMNNHEYGWVVPAALNISGIAEGMDKETIIATFQQITTSTKFSPESLQIILDEYLGDTKDRAKLRDRFLDMMGDMVFVAPSVEIARYHRDSGAPVYLYEFQCRPSALKHTKPDFVKADHGDEIGFVFGAPFLGSELAALMGKATEAEIELSRKIMKYWSNFARNGNPNGKGLVEWPRYDLNEGYLELNLEQRKAEKLKKNKVDFWLKTLPEKMKQMAEGKEKHGEL
- the LOC118086955 gene encoding fatty acyl-CoA hydrolase precursor, medium chain isoform X1, whose translation is MSASGKSWLFGVVLCGLSIAGTAAGGQRNDRPKVVTKYGPLQGKLASVKGIDQPVNVFLGVPFAKPPVGALRFSPPQPAEPWSHVRESTSNPPMCLQDLRWMADFGKMLNVTMPDIAVAEDCLYLNVFTPDTKAKLPVMVWIHGGALVLGGAFLYDGSALAAYEKVVVVAIQYRLGLPGFFSTGTSDARGNWGLLDQVASLQWVQENIAHFGGDPNSVTIFGESAGAFSVGIQLLSPLSKGLFHRAISESGVTQLPDLVITHPDVLAQLSNKIANTFGCEASSSALVHCLRSKTEEELITLTAKLTPGFGIIPAVVDGEFIRKAPEELLASKELNTVPYLLGMNNHEYGWVVPAALNISGIAEGMDKETIIATFQQITTSTKFSPESLQIILDEYLGDTKDRAKLRDRFLDMMGDMVFVAPSVEIARYHRDSGAPVYLYEFQCRPSALKHTKPDFVKADHGDEIGFVFGAPFLGSELAALMGKATEAEIELSRKIMKYWSNFARNGNPNGKGLVEWPRYDLNEGYLELNLEQRKAEKLKKNKVDFWLKTLPEKMKQMAEGKEKHGEL
- the LOC118086955 gene encoding fatty acyl-CoA hydrolase precursor, medium chain isoform X2 — protein: MCFGQRNDRPKVVTKYGPLQGKLASVKGIDQPVNVFLGVPFAKPPVGALRFSPPQPAEPWSHVRESTSNPPMCLQDLRWMADFGKMLNVTMPDIAVAEDCLYLNVFTPDTKAKLPVMVWIHGGALVLGGAFLYDGSALAAYEKVVVVAIQYRLGLPGFFSTGTSDARGNWGLLDQVASLQWVQENIAHFGGDPNSVTIFGESAGAFSVGIQLLSPLSKGLFHRAISESGVTQLPDLVITHPDVLAQLSNKIANTFGCEASSSALVHCLRSKTEEELITLTAKLTPGFGIIPAVVDGEFIRKAPEELLASKELNTVPYLLGMNNHEYGWVVPAALNISGIAEGMDKETIIATFQQITTSTKFSPESLQIILDEYLGDTKDRAKLRDRFLDMMGDMVFVAPSVEIARYHRDSGAPVYLYEFQCRPSALKHTKPDFVKADHGDEIGFVFGAPFLGSELAALMGKATEAEIELSRKIMKYWSNFARNGNPNGKGLVEWPRYDLNEGYLELNLEQRKAEKLKKNKVDFWLKTLPEKMKQMAEGKEKHGEL